From the genome of Actinacidiphila yeochonensis CN732, one region includes:
- a CDS encoding LacI family DNA-binding transcriptional regulator has protein sequence MSPLKRPTIADIAEAAGVSKGAVSYALNGKPGVSDRTRARILEIAGRMGWHPSSAARALSDGRSGAVGLVVDRPAWVLGVEPFFMQLISGVEAGLADAGTALLLQVTEDAGAETAAYRRWWGERRVDGVLLVDLREDDPRPELLAELGLPAVVVGHAAGTSAVPSVWLDDGAAVRETLAYLAAMGHRRIARVAGPRHFVHTRERGEVFAAVADELGLHGVPCLYTDYSGEEGARATRRLLSGAERPTAVVFDNDVMAVAALGVAQEMGVAVPRELSLVAWDDSALCRLVHPALTAVSRRVPEYGERAAVALLARIEGGRVPDTLLDPPVLVPRGSTAPAPR, from the coding sequence CCGGGGTCTCGGACCGCACCCGGGCGCGCATCCTGGAGATCGCCGGCCGGATGGGCTGGCATCCGAGCAGCGCCGCCCGCGCCCTGTCCGACGGCCGTTCCGGCGCCGTCGGCCTCGTGGTCGACCGGCCCGCCTGGGTGCTGGGCGTCGAGCCGTTCTTCATGCAGCTCATCTCCGGAGTGGAGGCCGGCCTCGCGGACGCCGGGACCGCGCTGCTGCTCCAGGTCACCGAGGACGCGGGTGCCGAGACGGCCGCGTACCGTCGCTGGTGGGGGGAGCGCCGGGTGGACGGCGTGCTCCTGGTCGACCTGCGCGAGGACGACCCCCGGCCGGAGCTCCTGGCCGAACTCGGCCTGCCGGCGGTCGTGGTGGGCCACGCGGCGGGGACCTCGGCGGTACCGTCGGTGTGGCTCGACGACGGCGCCGCCGTCCGGGAGACGCTGGCCTACCTCGCCGCGATGGGCCACCGGCGGATAGCCCGCGTGGCCGGGCCCCGGCACTTCGTCCACACCCGCGAACGCGGCGAGGTCTTCGCCGCCGTCGCGGACGAGCTGGGACTGCACGGCGTGCCGTGCCTGTACACGGACTACTCCGGCGAGGAGGGCGCCCGAGCCACGCGCCGGCTGCTGTCGGGCGCCGAGCGGCCCACCGCCGTGGTCTTCGACAACGACGTGATGGCCGTCGCGGCGCTCGGCGTCGCGCAGGAGATGGGCGTCGCCGTGCCACGCGAACTGTCGCTGGTGGCCTGGGACGACAGCGCGCTGTGCCGCCTGGTCCATCCGGCGCTCACCGCGGTGAGCCGGCGCGTCCCGGAGTACGGCGAGCGGGCGGCGGTGGCGCTGCTGGCCCGGATCGAGGGGGGGCGGGTGCCGGACACCCTGCTCGACCCACCGGTCCTCGTCCCGCGCGGCAGCACCGCTCCGGCCCCGCGCTGA
- a CDS encoding ricin-type beta-trefoil lectin domain protein — MSAAPRPRAGRTRLRRTLVGTLTAAAAAVAPMAALPATAHAAGESVQVYLTTTSDSGGRTVAKGLEQQAPLAFGAGTGGSGQQVTVDENTQYQQFTGAGASFTDTAAWLMNSSGALSATTRDQVMKKLFDPVNGIGIDFLRNPMGASDLARSSYTYDDLPAGQTDPTLAHFSIAHDQADILPLTKQAKQLNPSLKVMGTPWTPPPWMKDNGSYVQGWLQSQYYAAFAQYFVKYIQAYQAAGVPIDYVSEQNEPTVGGDYPGAQWNGSGLAYFAKNDLLPALHSAGLSTKVLALDWNPDSYDSYAAPTLDDASIRTDPNFGGIAWHGYEGDVTEQTTIHNEYPDVPSFDTEHSGGTWIADQQKEDMENLIDYTRNWGQSWVKWSLAVDQNMGPHNGGCGTCTGLVTVHNGDSRSGQVDYTIEYYTMGQLTKFVKPGAHRISSNDNSTIRNVAWKNPDGSKALIAYNESTSPQQLRVNWGNESFAYTMPAGASATFTWAGTQSGTATTGHTGAITGYGGKCADVAAANSANGTAVQLYDCNGTSAQQWTASGSTLQALGKCMDVTSAGTADGTPVQLYDCNGTAAQSWTRGSGGTLVNAGSGKCLDATGPSSANGTRLQIWSCTGAANQQWTAPAA; from the coding sequence ATGAGCGCAGCACCGCGCCCCCGCGCGGGGAGAACCCGTCTGCGGCGCACCCTCGTCGGGACGCTCACCGCCGCCGCGGCGGCCGTCGCCCCGATGGCCGCCCTGCCGGCCACCGCGCACGCCGCAGGTGAGAGCGTCCAGGTCTACCTGACCACCACCAGCGACTCCGGCGGCCGCACCGTCGCCAAGGGGCTGGAGCAGCAGGCTCCCCTGGCCTTCGGCGCGGGCACCGGCGGCTCCGGCCAGCAGGTGACCGTCGACGAGAACACGCAGTACCAGCAGTTCACCGGCGCGGGCGCGTCGTTCACCGACACGGCGGCCTGGCTGATGAACTCCAGCGGCGCACTGTCGGCCACCACCCGGGACCAGGTCATGAAGAAGCTCTTCGACCCGGTGAACGGCATCGGCATCGACTTCCTGCGCAACCCGATGGGCGCATCCGACCTGGCCCGCTCCAGCTACACCTACGACGACCTGCCGGCGGGCCAGACCGACCCCACCCTGGCGCACTTCTCCATCGCCCACGACCAGGCCGACATCCTGCCGCTGACCAAGCAGGCCAAGCAGCTCAACCCGAGCCTGAAGGTCATGGGAACGCCCTGGACCCCGCCGCCGTGGATGAAGGACAACGGGAGCTACGTCCAGGGCTGGCTGCAGTCCCAGTACTACGCCGCGTTCGCGCAGTACTTCGTCAAGTACATCCAGGCGTACCAGGCGGCCGGCGTGCCGATCGACTACGTGTCGGAGCAGAACGAGCCCACCGTCGGCGGCGACTACCCCGGCGCCCAGTGGAACGGCTCCGGCCTGGCCTACTTCGCCAAGAACGACCTGCTGCCCGCCCTGCACAGCGCCGGGCTGTCCACCAAGGTGCTGGCCCTGGACTGGAACCCGGACTCCTACGACAGCTACGCCGCGCCCACCCTCGACGACGCGAGCATCCGCACCGACCCCAACTTCGGCGGCATCGCCTGGCACGGGTACGAGGGCGACGTCACCGAGCAGACCACCATCCACAACGAGTACCCGGACGTCCCCTCCTTCGACACCGAGCACTCCGGCGGCACCTGGATCGCCGACCAGCAGAAGGAGGACATGGAGAACCTGATCGACTACACCCGCAACTGGGGGCAGAGCTGGGTCAAGTGGAGCCTGGCGGTCGACCAGAACATGGGCCCGCACAACGGCGGCTGCGGCACCTGCACCGGCCTGGTCACCGTGCACAACGGCGACAGCCGCAGCGGGCAGGTGGACTACACCATCGAGTACTACACGATGGGCCAGCTCACCAAGTTCGTGAAGCCCGGCGCCCACCGGATCAGCTCCAACGACAACTCCACGATCCGCAACGTGGCGTGGAAGAACCCCGACGGCTCCAAGGCGCTGATCGCCTACAACGAGTCGACCTCACCGCAGCAGTTGCGGGTCAACTGGGGCAACGAGTCGTTCGCCTACACCATGCCGGCCGGCGCGTCGGCCACCTTCACCTGGGCCGGCACCCAGAGCGGCACCGCCACGACCGGTCACACCGGAGCCATCACCGGCTACGGCGGCAAGTGCGCCGACGTCGCCGCCGCCAACTCCGCGAACGGTACCGCCGTACAGCTCTACGACTGCAACGGCACCAGCGCCCAGCAGTGGACCGCCTCCGGCTCCACCCTCCAGGCACTCGGCAAGTGCATGGACGTCACGTCCGCCGGTACCGCGGACGGCACGCCGGTGCAGTTGTACGACTGCAACGGCACCGCCGCGCAGAGCTGGACACGAGGCAGCGGCGGCACACTGGTCAACGCCGGCTCGGGCAAGTGCCTGGACGCCACCGGACCCAGCTCCGCCAACGGCACCCGGCTCCAGATCTGGAGCTGCACCGGAGCCGCCAACCAGCAGTGGACGGCGCCCGCCGCCTGA
- a CDS encoding lysylphosphatidylglycerol synthase domain-containing protein, giving the protein MSAVRNEGAVWQRAPVRSAAVILPLAAVAALLAAKWSLIGSGAGRLGSADGEWLGAACVAAGLTWVCSAVTQQGAVVERLPPGKLLASQFAASTANHVLPAGVGGNAVSLRFLVRRGLSPSRALAALAVRAAAAVTGRLVLLLVALVTFPGALHIRRVVSRRPALPGHPVLLSVGAVAAAAGLFLLLRHARRLGARLRGFVASVVLDVREVHRNRARIAALWGGALAFPLMHGLVVVAVVRAVHAPVPASGAMVAYLCASTATGWLPTPGGLGSLDAALALALVTAGAGGVTATSTVLGYRLLTTWLPLLPGGLVLTLLLRRGDL; this is encoded by the coding sequence GTGTCCGCCGTACGCAACGAGGGCGCCGTCTGGCAGCGCGCGCCGGTCCGCTCGGCCGCCGTCATCCTGCCGCTGGCGGCCGTGGCGGCCCTGCTCGCCGCGAAGTGGTCGCTGATCGGCTCCGGCGCGGGCCGGCTGGGCTCCGCCGACGGCGAGTGGCTGGGCGCCGCCTGCGTGGCAGCCGGGCTCACCTGGGTCTGCTCCGCCGTCACCCAGCAGGGCGCGGTGGTCGAACGGCTGCCCCCCGGCAAGCTGCTGGCCTCGCAGTTCGCCGCGTCCACCGCCAACCACGTATTGCCCGCGGGGGTCGGCGGGAACGCGGTCAGCCTGCGCTTCCTGGTGCGCCGCGGGCTGAGCCCGAGCCGGGCGCTGGCCGCCCTCGCGGTGCGGGCCGCGGCCGCCGTCACCGGTCGGCTGGTGCTGCTGCTCGTGGCGCTGGTCACCTTCCCCGGGGCGCTCCACATCCGCCGCGTCGTCTCCCGCCGGCCCGCGCTGCCGGGCCATCCGGTGCTGCTGTCCGTCGGCGCCGTCGCGGCTGCGGCAGGGCTCTTCCTGCTGCTGCGCCACGCCCGGCGGCTGGGGGCGCGGCTGCGCGGATTCGTCGCCTCCGTCGTCCTGGACGTGCGCGAGGTGCACCGCAACCGGGCCCGGATCGCCGCGCTGTGGGGTGGCGCGCTGGCCTTCCCCCTCATGCACGGCCTGGTCGTCGTCGCCGTCGTGCGCGCGGTGCACGCGCCCGTGCCGGCCAGCGGCGCGATGGTGGCCTACCTGTGCGCCAGCACCGCGACGGGCTGGCTGCCCACCCCGGGCGGACTCGGCTCCCTCGACGCGGCCCTCGCGCTCGCCCTGGTCACCGCGGGGGCCGGCGGCGTCACGGCCACCTCGACGGTACTCGGCTACCGGCTGCTGACCACCTGGCTGCCCCTGCTGCCGGGCGGCCTCGTCCTGACCCTCCTGCTCCGCCGCGGCGACCTGTAG
- a CDS encoding bifunctional 3'-5' exonuclease/DNA polymerase, whose amino-acid sequence MVLVPDLAAEVARREAAGAPRWVWAATDETYPRLLENGAVRPARCHDVKLTESLLLGTEGRHGRPRSLGATWARLHGLPEPPDPPEQGAGGQPGLFTPDRDHLPPGVDPLEALLQVRVAQRHRVGSAPQPERLRLLVAAESAGALAAVEMGRDGLPWSAAAHDELLTGLLGPRPAGGARPAVLNDLTRRIQDALGRPVNPDSPAQVLPAFARVGVHLSTTRSHELRRVEHPAAALLLRYKELSRMHAAHGWAWREAWVREGRFRPEYVVGGVVSGRWATRGGGALQIPRLLRGAVVADPGWRLVVADAGQLEPRVLAAMSGDRGLVRAAVAGDLYAGLARDAFGGDRARAKIALLAAMYGQTSGEAGQLLAVMRRRFPAALALVEAAARTGEAGGTVRSQLGRTSPVPSANRFLDEDADPQEGASPDPRAARTWGRFTRNFVIQASAADWALATLAALRRRLAALGPQPRLVFFQHDEVIVHTPAGLAPAVREAVEAAGDEARRLVFGTTPVPFPLETRAVECYAEAK is encoded by the coding sequence GTGGTCCTGGTGCCCGATCTCGCCGCGGAGGTGGCCCGGCGGGAGGCCGCCGGCGCGCCGCGCTGGGTGTGGGCGGCCACGGACGAGACGTACCCCCGGCTGCTGGAGAACGGGGCGGTACGTCCGGCGCGCTGCCACGACGTGAAGCTGACCGAGTCGCTGCTGCTCGGCACCGAGGGGCGCCACGGCCGCCCCCGCTCCCTGGGCGCCACGTGGGCCCGGCTGCACGGGCTCCCCGAGCCTCCCGACCCGCCGGAGCAGGGTGCGGGCGGACAGCCGGGGCTCTTCACCCCCGACCGGGACCATCTGCCGCCGGGCGTGGACCCGCTGGAAGCCCTGCTCCAGGTGCGCGTCGCCCAGCGGCACCGTGTCGGATCGGCGCCACAGCCGGAGCGGCTGCGGCTGCTGGTGGCGGCGGAGTCGGCGGGTGCGCTGGCCGCGGTGGAGATGGGCCGCGACGGGCTGCCGTGGAGCGCGGCGGCGCACGACGAGCTGCTCACGGGGCTACTGGGGCCGCGCCCCGCCGGAGGGGCCCGCCCGGCGGTCCTGAACGATCTGACCCGGCGCATCCAGGACGCGCTGGGCCGCCCCGTCAACCCCGACTCCCCCGCCCAGGTGCTGCCCGCGTTCGCCCGGGTCGGTGTCCACCTGAGTACCACCCGCTCACACGAGCTGCGGCGCGTCGAGCACCCCGCGGCCGCGCTGCTGCTGCGCTACAAGGAGCTGTCCCGGATGCACGCCGCGCACGGCTGGGCCTGGCGGGAGGCGTGGGTGCGTGAGGGCCGGTTCCGGCCCGAGTACGTGGTGGGCGGCGTGGTGTCGGGCCGATGGGCGACACGGGGTGGTGGCGCCCTGCAGATTCCGCGGCTGCTGCGCGGTGCCGTGGTGGCCGACCCGGGGTGGCGGCTGGTGGTGGCCGACGCGGGCCAGTTGGAGCCGCGGGTGCTGGCCGCGATGTCCGGCGACAGGGGGCTGGTCCGGGCCGCGGTGGCGGGCGACCTCTACGCCGGACTGGCCCGGGACGCCTTCGGCGGCGACCGGGCGCGGGCCAAGATCGCGCTGCTGGCCGCGATGTACGGGCAGACCAGCGGCGAGGCCGGGCAGCTGCTCGCGGTGATGCGCCGCCGGTTCCCCGCGGCGCTGGCGCTGGTGGAGGCCGCCGCCCGCACCGGCGAGGCGGGCGGCACCGTCCGGTCCCAGCTGGGACGTACCTCCCCGGTGCCCTCGGCGAACCGTTTCCTCGACGAGGACGCCGATCCCCAGGAGGGTGCGAGCCCCGACCCTCGCGCCGCACGTACCTGGGGACGGTTCACTCGCAACTTCGTCATCCAGGCCAGCGCGGCCGACTGGGCGCTGGCCACCCTCGCGGCCCTGCGGCGGCGGCTGGCCGCGCTCGGTCCCCAGCCGCGCCTGGTCTTCTTCCAGCACGACGAGGTGATCGTGCACACCCCGGCTGGACTCGCCCCGGCGGTGCGGGAGGCCGTGGAGGCGGCCGGGGACGAGGCCCGCCGGCTGGTCTTCGGCACGACGCCGGTGCCCTTCCCGCTCGAAACCCGGGCGGTCGAGTGCTACGCCGAAGCGAAGTAG
- the trxA gene encoding thioredoxin, translating to MSTVELTKENFDEVVSDNDFVLIDFWAAWCGPCRMFAPVYDKASQKHEDLVFAKVDTEAQPELAAAFQIQSIPTLMIVRDKVAVFAQPGALPEPALEDVIAQARALDMAEVHKAVAEAQAGGAAQ from the coding sequence ATGAGCACTGTGGAGCTGACCAAGGAGAACTTCGACGAGGTCGTGTCCGACAACGACTTCGTCCTCATCGACTTCTGGGCCGCCTGGTGCGGGCCGTGCCGGATGTTCGCACCGGTCTACGACAAGGCCTCGCAGAAGCACGAGGACCTGGTCTTCGCGAAGGTCGACACCGAGGCCCAGCCGGAGCTGGCCGCCGCGTTCCAGATCCAGTCGATCCCGACGCTGATGATCGTCCGCGACAAGGTCGCCGTCTTCGCCCAGCCGGGAGCGCTGCCCGAGCCCGCGCTGGAGGACGTGATCGCGCAGGCCCGCGCCTTGGACATGGCCGAGGTGCACAAGGCGGTGGCCGAGGCGCAGGCGGGCGGCGCGGCGCAGTGA
- a CDS encoding citrate/2-methylcitrate synthase, whose amino-acid sequence MTEQVGTADDGPHHDAAAGVRRRAAGAGRDGGTAPEGGTGSTGSTGSSRIGTREAARRLGVKPATLYAYVSRGLLGSSRAPGGRGSTFDPDEVAALARRGRAGAAGTAAPGQSVPEPPSTAGSGGLGRVRTGITLIEQDRYSFRGVDAVQLAAVHGYEEAALWLWTGVLLPHTRFTAPPGPLAAARAAAAALPPASGPMDRLRVAVPAAASADPLRFDLSADAVRATARGLVAVLVDALPPAAHPVGAPSGGAAREDSARTSPPGAADITDEGKAPAAPAAGAASTGTGGDRLALRLWTRLTPAPADEAGLRVLDAALTLLIDHDLAASTLAARVAASARAHPYAVVSAGLGALDGPLHGQASALAHRALTAVAEHGGAGPVVAEVLRSGQRVPGLGHRLYRGEDPRATALFALLERDSAAAGALAAARDLAATAAARHPDLHANVDLALAVLSVAHGMPADAGEAVFAVGRTAGWIAHAMEEYGERPLRMRPVGAYDGPPPGQPLPRPEFTPR is encoded by the coding sequence ATGACGGAGCAGGTCGGCACAGCGGACGACGGTCCCCACCACGACGCGGCAGCGGGCGTCCGGCGCCGTGCCGCCGGCGCGGGGCGCGACGGCGGCACGGCGCCGGAAGGCGGCACGGGCAGCACGGGCAGCACGGGCAGCAGCAGGATCGGCACACGCGAGGCGGCACGCCGGCTCGGCGTCAAGCCGGCGACCCTCTACGCCTACGTCAGCCGGGGCCTGCTCGGCAGCAGTCGGGCACCCGGCGGGCGGGGCAGCACCTTCGACCCCGACGAGGTGGCCGCGCTGGCCCGCCGGGGCCGCGCGGGCGCGGCGGGGACCGCGGCGCCCGGGCAGAGCGTCCCGGAGCCGCCCTCCACCGCGGGCAGCGGCGGCCTCGGCCGGGTGCGGACCGGGATCACGCTGATCGAGCAGGACCGGTACAGCTTCCGGGGCGTGGACGCCGTACAGCTCGCGGCGGTCCACGGATACGAGGAGGCGGCCCTGTGGCTGTGGACGGGGGTGCTGCTGCCGCACACCCGCTTCACCGCGCCGCCCGGTCCCCTGGCCGCGGCCCGGGCGGCGGCGGCCGCGCTGCCGCCGGCCAGCGGTCCTATGGACCGGCTGAGGGTGGCGGTGCCGGCCGCGGCGAGCGCGGACCCGCTGCGCTTCGACCTCTCCGCGGACGCCGTACGCGCCACAGCGCGCGGCCTGGTGGCCGTCCTGGTCGACGCCCTCCCGCCCGCGGCGCACCCGGTGGGAGCACCGTCCGGCGGCGCCGCCCGGGAGGACTCCGCCAGGACTTCGCCCCCAGGGGCGGCGGACATCACCGATGAGGGCAAGGCTCCGGCGGCGCCCGCGGCGGGCGCCGCCTCCACCGGGACGGGCGGGGACCGGCTCGCCCTGCGGCTGTGGACACGGTTGACCCCGGCACCCGCGGACGAGGCCGGGCTGCGGGTGCTGGACGCCGCGCTGACGCTGCTGATCGACCATGACCTGGCCGCCTCGACCCTCGCCGCACGGGTGGCCGCTTCGGCCCGGGCGCACCCTTACGCGGTCGTCTCCGCCGGGCTGGGCGCCCTGGACGGGCCCCTCCACGGGCAGGCCAGCGCCCTGGCCCACCGCGCCCTCACGGCCGTGGCCGAGCACGGCGGGGCCGGTCCGGTGGTCGCTGAGGTGCTGCGCTCGGGGCAGCGCGTACCGGGTCTGGGCCACCGGCTCTACCGCGGCGAGGACCCGCGGGCGACGGCGCTCTTCGCGCTGCTGGAGCGTGACTCCGCGGCGGCCGGAGCGCTGGCCGCGGCCCGCGACTTGGCGGCCACCGCGGCAGCCCGCCACCCTGACCTGCACGCCAACGTGGATCTCGCACTGGCCGTGCTGTCCGTGGCGCACGGGATGCCGGCGGACGCCGGGGAGGCCGTGTTCGCGGTGGGCCGCACCGCCGGCTGGATCGCCCACGCCATGGAGGAGTACGGCGAGCGGCCGCTGCGGATGCGACCGGTGGGCGCCTACGACGGCCCGCCACCCGGGCAGCCGCTGCCGCGTCCCGAGTTCACACCCCGGTGA
- a CDS encoding citrate synthase/methylcitrate synthase gives MATTDTIDVPRGLKGVVVTETEIGDVRGEEGFYHYREFSAVELAETRTFEEVWHLMAYGGLPDDEQLAAFRARTAGLRRLPPEVAAALPAIARASALSGPLAGLRSALSLTGAAAGFRPLYDIDPERRLADALAACSAVPTLVTALHRLGQGLEPVEPREDLTYAANYLYMLTGQEPEPARVRAIESYLISTVDHGFNASTFTSRVIASTGADLAACLVGAVGALSGPLHGGAPSRALDTLDAIGTPDRIDSWLREQVLAGERLMGFGHPVYRTEDPRSRMLKGIARSLGGDLVDFALRVEEGAEAVLAELKPGRDLHINVEFYAGVVMELCGLPRGMFTPTFACARVVGWSANILEQAEDSKIIRPLARYVGPPPAALSPAG, from the coding sequence ATGGCGACCACGGACACCATCGACGTACCCCGAGGCTTGAAGGGCGTCGTCGTCACCGAGACGGAGATCGGAGACGTCAGGGGGGAGGAGGGCTTCTACCACTACCGCGAGTTCTCCGCGGTGGAGCTCGCCGAGACGCGCACCTTCGAGGAGGTGTGGCACCTCATGGCCTACGGCGGCCTGCCGGACGACGAGCAGCTCGCCGCCTTCCGTGCCCGTACCGCGGGGCTGCGGCGGCTGCCCCCCGAGGTGGCCGCGGCGCTGCCGGCGATCGCCCGGGCGTCCGCGCTGTCCGGGCCGCTCGCCGGGCTGCGCAGCGCCCTGTCGCTGACGGGTGCCGCCGCGGGCTTCCGGCCGCTCTACGACATCGATCCCGAGCGGCGTCTGGCCGACGCCCTGGCCGCCTGCTCGGCCGTGCCGACCCTGGTGACGGCGCTCCACCGGCTGGGCCAGGGACTGGAGCCGGTGGAACCGCGCGAGGACCTGACCTATGCGGCCAACTACCTCTACATGCTGACCGGGCAGGAGCCCGAGCCGGCCCGGGTGCGGGCCATCGAGAGCTACCTGATCTCCACCGTCGACCACGGCTTCAACGCCTCGACGTTCACCTCCCGGGTGATCGCCTCCACCGGGGCCGACCTGGCGGCCTGCCTGGTCGGAGCTGTGGGCGCGCTGTCCGGGCCGCTCCACGGCGGCGCGCCCAGCCGCGCCCTGGACACCCTCGACGCCATAGGGACGCCGGACCGGATCGACTCCTGGCTGCGTGAGCAGGTGCTCGCCGGCGAGCGGCTGATGGGCTTCGGGCACCCCGTCTACCGCACGGAGGATCCGCGGTCGCGCATGCTCAAGGGCATCGCCCGCTCCCTCGGCGGCGATCTGGTCGACTTCGCGCTGCGCGTCGAGGAGGGCGCCGAGGCCGTGCTCGCCGAGCTGAAACCGGGCCGCGACCTGCACATCAACGTCGAATTCTACGCCGGCGTGGTGATGGAGCTGTGCGGCCTGCCGCGCGGGATGTTCACCCCGACCTTCGCGTGCGCCCGGGTGGTCGGCTGGAGTGCCAACATCCTGGAGCAGGCGGAGGACAGCAAGATCATCCGGCCTCTCGCCCGCTACGTCGGCCCGCCGCCGGCCGCGCTCTCCCCGGCCGGCTGA
- a CDS encoding quinone oxidoreductase family protein produces MRAIQITEFGGPEVLTPVELPDPVAGPGQLLVEVDTAGVNYADTHAVDDSYLSRTVLPVVPGSEVLGRTPDGRRVMALAGTGGYAQRAAVPESLAHEVPDTVEDGPALAMIVQGLTAWHLLRTAGRLEKGETVVVHAGAGGTGSLAVQLARFFGAGRVVATASTPKKRDLALELGADAAVDPEPEGLAERLKEAGGGKGVDIVLEMTGGPVFDASLEALAPFGRLVTYGMASRTPAIPVEPARLMARSTAVIGFWLARLLSRPGTYHEPLDELLSMTADGRLRPLIGGVYPLAEAARAHEDLRARRTTGKLVLDVRD; encoded by the coding sequence GTGCGCGCGATCCAGATCACCGAATTCGGCGGCCCAGAGGTGCTCACCCCCGTCGAACTGCCCGATCCCGTCGCCGGGCCGGGCCAACTGCTGGTCGAGGTGGACACCGCCGGGGTGAACTACGCCGACACGCACGCCGTGGACGACAGCTACCTCTCCCGGACCGTCCTTCCCGTGGTGCCCGGCAGCGAGGTCCTCGGCCGCACACCCGACGGCCGCCGTGTCATGGCGCTCGCGGGCACCGGCGGCTACGCGCAGCGCGCCGCCGTGCCCGAGTCCCTGGCCCACGAGGTGCCGGACACCGTCGAGGACGGCCCCGCCCTCGCCATGATCGTCCAGGGCCTCACAGCGTGGCACCTGCTGCGCACCGCCGGGCGGCTGGAGAAGGGGGAGACCGTCGTCGTGCACGCGGGCGCCGGGGGCACCGGTTCGCTCGCCGTACAGCTCGCGCGGTTCTTCGGCGCCGGCCGGGTCGTCGCCACCGCGTCCACCCCGAAGAAGCGCGACCTCGCGCTGGAGCTGGGCGCCGACGCGGCGGTGGACCCCGAGCCGGAGGGCCTCGCGGAGCGGCTGAAGGAAGCAGGCGGCGGCAAGGGCGTCGACATCGTGCTGGAGATGACCGGCGGCCCCGTGTTCGACGCGTCGCTGGAGGCGCTGGCCCCCTTCGGGCGCCTGGTCACCTACGGGATGGCCTCCCGCACCCCGGCGATCCCGGTCGAACCCGCCCGCCTCATGGCCCGCTCGACGGCCGTGATCGGCTTCTGGCTGGCCCGTCTGCTGAGCCGGCCCGGCACCTACCACGAGCCGCTGGACGAACTGCTCTCCATGACGGCCGACGGGCGGCTGCGCCCGCTGATCGGCGGTGTCTACCCCCTCGCCGAGGCCGCCCGCGCCCACGAGGACCTGAGGGCCCGCCGCACCACCGGCAAACTCGTCCTGGACGTCCGCGACTGA
- the htpX gene encoding zinc metalloprotease HtpX: protein MQRNRFAPDRGLTTRMVVTMFLIGLLYVVFVGALLALLRGAWPLILIIAAAMFVAQFWFSDRIAAYSMGAREVTPEQAPELHGVVDRICALGNLPKPKVAIAETDVPNAFATGRNQKNTMVCATTGLLRRLGPEELEGVIAHELSHVAHKDVAVMTIASFLGVLAGTITRIALWSGMGRRDNRDPNTAILFIVIPLVSAVVYAISFLLTRLLSRYRELSADRAAAYLTGRPSALASALTKVSGQIAAIPTEDLRRSQPFNAFFFAPALGAGAVTSKLLSTHPTLERRLEQLADITRELDRR from the coding sequence ATGCAACGCAACCGCTTCGCGCCCGACCGGGGACTGACGACCCGCATGGTCGTCACGATGTTCCTGATCGGACTGCTCTACGTCGTCTTCGTCGGTGCGCTGCTCGCCCTGCTGCGTGGCGCCTGGCCGCTGATCCTCATCATCGCCGCCGCCATGTTCGTGGCGCAGTTCTGGTTCAGTGACCGCATCGCCGCCTACAGCATGGGCGCGCGGGAGGTCACCCCCGAGCAGGCGCCCGAGCTGCACGGCGTCGTCGACCGCATCTGCGCCCTGGGCAACCTGCCCAAGCCCAAGGTCGCCATCGCCGAAACCGATGTGCCCAACGCCTTCGCCACCGGGCGCAACCAGAAGAACACCATGGTGTGCGCCACCACCGGACTCCTGCGCCGCCTCGGGCCGGAGGAGTTGGAGGGCGTCATCGCCCACGAGCTCTCGCACGTCGCCCACAAGGACGTGGCCGTGATGACCATCGCGTCCTTCCTCGGCGTCCTGGCCGGCACCATCACCAGGATCGCCCTGTGGAGCGGTATGGGCCGCCGCGACAACCGCGACCCGAACACCGCCATCCTGTTCATCGTCATCCCGCTGGTCAGCGCCGTCGTCTACGCCATCAGCTTCCTGCTGACCCGGCTGCTGTCGCGCTACCGCGAGCTGTCGGCGGACCGCGCCGCCGCCTACCTCACCGGCCGCCCCTCGGCGCTGGCCTCCGCGCTCACCAAGGTCAGCGGCCAGATCGCGGCCATCCCCACCGAGGACCTGCGGCGCTCGCAGCCCTTCAACGCGTTCTTCTTCGCCCCGGCGCTCGGAGCCGGCGCGGTCACCTCCAAGCTGCTGTCCACCCACCCCACCCTGGAACGCCGGCTGGAGCAGCTGGCCGACATCACCCGTGAACTGGACCGGCGCTGA